The sequence below is a genomic window from Conyzicola nivalis.
CGAACATCGACATCGACGCGCACCTCATCGAGATCTCCGAGATCGGGCCGGAGTTCGCGGGCGCCCTGACCCGCGACCAGCTGCCCGCCTCGGTCGAGCAGGAGCTGTTGCGCATCGAGAGCGCCGACCTGCTCGTCGTCGCGAGCCCCGTCTACCGTGCGTCGTTCACCGGGTTGTTCAAGCACCTGTTCGACTTCGTGGGGCAGTACGCCCTCGTCGACACCCCCGTGCTGCTCGTCGCCACCGGGGGCAGCGACCGGCACGCGCTCATTCTCGAGCACCAGTTCCGGCCGCTGTTCGGCTTCTTCCAGGCGCTCACCCTGCCGATCGGCGTCTACGCCAACAATTCCGACTTCGACAACTACGCCGTGTCGTCTATCCAGCTGCACGAGCGCATCGACCTCGCCATCGCCCGTGCGCTTCCCCTGATCAACCGCAGCGTCGTCGAGACCGCCGCCA
It includes:
- the msuE gene encoding FMN reductase, producing the protein MTQPLKVVAVSGSLHSPSKTTALVREILASLGSNIDIDAHLIEISEIGPEFAGALTRDQLPASVEQELLRIESADLLVVASPVYRASFTGLFKHLFDFVGQYALVDTPVLLVATGGSDRHALILEHQFRPLFGFFQALTLPIGVYANNSDFDNYAVSSIQLHERIDLAIARALPLINRSVVETAAISHQI